A DNA window from Streptomyces parvus contains the following coding sequences:
- a CDS encoding Crp/Fnr family transcriptional regulator — MSEDSSVLVSSLRDLVSNEVWAGLTAYPEWRRPAGKTLLWQGTEGTQVLALVSGLVKVVRTDRDGRKRLLAFRGPGEILGEMALRRGDVRLADVQTMSTCKVSVIPADDFRRLAREHGLAGPLADLAIRRLKEQTEVYDGDVRERLVMALLRLVEVSGGERSFSLTRDELAQHIGVGRKSVSQALAQLGPGLVQAAKSRVGVVDVQALRRALGAVSA, encoded by the coding sequence ATGAGCGAAGATTCTTCCGTCTTAGTGTCGTCTCTCCGGGATCTGGTTTCGAACGAGGTGTGGGCGGGGTTGACGGCCTACCCGGAGTGGCGCCGCCCGGCAGGGAAGACGCTGTTGTGGCAGGGGACCGAGGGAACGCAAGTTCTGGCCCTGGTGAGCGGGTTGGTCAAGGTGGTCCGGACCGATCGTGACGGGCGGAAGCGGCTCCTCGCCTTTCGTGGTCCGGGTGAGATTCTCGGCGAAATGGCGCTTCGGCGGGGCGATGTGCGGTTGGCGGACGTGCAGACAATGAGCACGTGCAAAGTCTCCGTGATTCCGGCTGACGACTTCCGGCGCCTCGCACGGGAACACGGCCTTGCCGGACCTCTTGCGGATCTGGCGATACGACGACTGAAGGAGCAGACAGAGGTCTATGACGGGGATGTACGCGAACGTCTGGTCATGGCGCTGCTCCGCCTGGTCGAGGTCTCCGGCGGAGAGCGCTCCTTCTCGCTGACCAGGGACGAGCTGGCCCAGCACATCGGTGTGGGGCGCAAGTCGGTGAGCCAGGCGTTGGCGCAGCTGGGCCCGGGCCTGGTGCAGGCCGCCAAGAGCCGGGTCGGCGTGGTCGACGTACAAGCTCTGCGGAGGGCGCTCGGCGCGGTGAGCGCCTGA
- a CDS encoding (2Fe-2S)-binding protein — protein MTGAAEETDVPTAPAFTVDGEPLAFVPGQTLAAALVASGRVAWRTTRGGQRPRGVFCGIGVCYDCLVTVDGRRGQRACLVQARAGMAVGTGEGDDD, from the coding sequence GTGACCGGAGCGGCCGAGGAGACCGACGTACCCACCGCACCCGCGTTCACCGTGGACGGCGAACCGCTGGCGTTCGTCCCCGGACAGACCCTGGCCGCCGCGCTCGTCGCCTCGGGCCGGGTCGCCTGGCGGACCACCCGGGGCGGGCAGCGGCCCCGGGGCGTCTTCTGCGGGATCGGCGTCTGCTACGACTGCCTGGTCACCGTCGACGGAAGGCGCGGGCAGCGCGCCTGCCTGGTGCAGGCCCGCGCGGGCATGGCCGTCGGGACGGGGGAGGGCGACGATGACTGA
- a CDS encoding SCO4225 family membrane protein, giving the protein MDKNPRSLPQNLRHYLVNPLALGYLGVVLAVCLWVTVDTVSASSSGDASFAGVWAVLATAPTSMLFLVAGPVGLIGIPIGAIVQAAALGALYRYLTERRAHAVESGVSNA; this is encoded by the coding sequence ATGGACAAGAATCCTCGCTCGCTGCCCCAGAATCTCCGCCATTACCTGGTCAACCCTCTGGCTCTCGGATATCTGGGCGTCGTACTCGCGGTGTGTCTGTGGGTGACCGTGGATACCGTCTCCGCTTCCTCCTCCGGAGACGCCAGCTTCGCCGGGGTGTGGGCCGTCTTGGCCACCGCACCGACATCGATGCTGTTCCTCGTCGCCGGCCCCGTGGGACTGATAGGCATTCCCATCGGGGCCATCGTCCAGGCCGCCGCGCTCGGCGCTCTGTACCGCTACCTCACCGAACGGCGGGCCCACGCCGTCGAGAGCGGGGTCAGCAACGCCTGA
- a CDS encoding cache domain-containing protein, producing the protein MPLLGGIRPPIALLCVLILALAGLTAKVLGPGAEPVVPKAVLSSQQHFAEDGAIALRASIDERVTDLERTATALNAGKPADPERVLSDLGKAYQKWTGTTVLDLADGKVLAARGERIPLAWVDKDVLSGDQALTPRMVRLETGDVRLMTMAVLEGEQGAQQLLVASNSLSVPPINLGPFRSMAVVARGGEILATAGFEQSEALNSDAERKELTFLQKQMTRLSDRAAEEAEQNPVSAREPGSRGYPGVSGTLVGGGYNGRVATVGYASLAASDPEDGESVAAGLGLTVVSLLPVVQQQTLTDDSRQLFGLLAAGALVLLGLLAVAVLWMTVQRPLLGLFLESRRLARGDLIRPVTVPRWGEAARIGAALERIRGQLGGQHASDGPVGARPAGRFRGGARGPLALTAVLLLLWCVPVGLLLNRTDGTVSIPAVMVNDQRDRTDLVADRARRALNEAQADLVSTSRLLDVDDPAATGTVLKSALREHTRYQALYVVGATGDIVARAGGDPHPWSTEKDPSLVRVFGQGEKRPVVQAGAPVPERKGMTLVGEVRVEFLNSLLKRPGLGEVRIVNADERTLAASDGFRAFEGLPKDALPDLVRAANVRVGAGPLENGLLIRDGGTVTVAAAAPFTGGGIASDLGWTVVSWQDAGRFEITAYEREDRSVLASLLGLALIVVCLGWIHLVVVRPLRALAAAAEKLADGDLKTVHYPRYQDEVGAVVRSLELIRQQLQARRQTQARRPAESRPGAGGR; encoded by the coding sequence ATGCCGTTGCTGGGTGGCATCCGGCCGCCGATCGCCCTGCTGTGCGTGCTGATCCTCGCCCTCGCGGGCCTCACGGCCAAGGTGCTGGGGCCGGGCGCGGAACCGGTCGTGCCGAAGGCGGTGCTCTCCTCGCAGCAGCACTTCGCCGAGGACGGCGCCATCGCTCTGCGCGCCTCGATCGACGAGCGGGTCACCGACCTCGAACGCACCGCCACCGCGCTGAACGCGGGCAAACCGGCCGACCCCGAGCGCGTGCTGTCGGACCTGGGCAAGGCGTACCAGAAGTGGACCGGCACCACCGTGCTGGACCTGGCGGACGGCAAGGTGCTCGCCGCCCGCGGCGAGCGCATCCCGCTCGCCTGGGTGGACAAGGACGTCCTCTCCGGTGACCAGGCGCTCACCCCGCGGATGGTGCGGCTGGAGACCGGTGACGTACGCCTGATGACGATGGCCGTGCTGGAGGGGGAGCAGGGTGCGCAGCAGCTGCTGGTGGCCTCCAACAGCCTCTCCGTACCCCCCATCAACCTGGGCCCGTTCCGCAGCATGGCCGTCGTCGCCCGTGGTGGCGAGATCCTCGCGACCGCCGGCTTCGAGCAGTCCGAGGCGCTGAACTCGGACGCGGAGCGCAAGGAACTCACCTTCCTGCAGAAGCAGATGACCCGGCTGTCCGACCGGGCCGCCGAGGAGGCCGAGCAGAACCCGGTGAGCGCCCGGGAGCCCGGTTCCCGCGGCTACCCCGGGGTCAGCGGAACCCTGGTGGGCGGGGGCTACAACGGCCGGGTCGCCACCGTCGGGTACGCCTCCCTCGCCGCCTCCGACCCGGAGGACGGGGAGAGCGTCGCCGCCGGTCTCGGCCTCACGGTCGTCTCCCTGCTTCCCGTGGTCCAGCAGCAGACCCTCACCGACGACAGCCGGCAGCTCTTCGGCCTGCTCGCGGCGGGCGCCCTGGTGCTGCTCGGCCTGCTCGCGGTCGCCGTGCTGTGGATGACCGTGCAGCGCCCGCTGCTCGGCCTGTTCCTGGAGTCCCGCAGGCTCGCCCGCGGCGACCTGATCCGCCCGGTCACGGTGCCCCGCTGGGGCGAGGCCGCCCGCATCGGCGCCGCGCTGGAGCGCATCCGCGGCCAGCTCGGTGGACAGCACGCCTCCGACGGCCCCGTCGGCGCGCGCCCGGCCGGCCGGTTCCGGGGCGGTGCGCGCGGGCCGTTGGCGCTGACGGCGGTTCTCCTGCTGCTGTGGTGCGTTCCCGTCGGGCTCCTGCTCAACCGCACGGACGGGACCGTCAGCATCCCCGCCGTCATGGTCAACGACCAGCGCGACCGCACCGACCTGGTCGCCGACCGGGCCCGCCGGGCGCTGAACGAGGCCCAGGCCGACCTCGTCTCCACCTCCCGCCTGCTCGACGTCGACGACCCCGCCGCCACCGGGACCGTGCTGAAGAGCGCCCTGCGCGAGCACACCCGCTACCAGGCGCTGTACGTCGTCGGCGCGACCGGCGACATCGTCGCCCGGGCCGGCGGCGACCCCCACCCGTGGAGCACGGAGAAGGACCCGTCGCTGGTCCGCGTCTTTGGCCAGGGCGAGAAGAGGCCCGTCGTCCAGGCCGGGGCACCCGTGCCGGAGCGCAAGGGCATGACCCTGGTCGGAGAGGTGCGGGTGGAGTTCCTCAACTCTCTGCTGAAGCGGCCCGGCCTCGGCGAGGTCCGGATCGTGAACGCGGACGAGCGGACCCTCGCCGCCAGCGACGGTTTCCGCGCCTTCGAGGGGCTGCCGAAGGACGCGCTGCCCGACCTGGTGCGCGCGGCCAATGTGCGGGTGGGCGCCGGGCCGCTGGAGAACGGGCTGCTCATCCGGGACGGCGGCACCGTCACCGTGGCCGCCGCGGCGCCGTTCACCGGTGGCGGCATCGCCTCCGACCTGGGCTGGACCGTCGTGAGCTGGCAGGACGCCGGCCGCTTCGAGATCACCGCCTACGAGCGCGAGGACCGCAGCGTGCTCGCCAGCCTGCTCGGCCTCGCCCTGATCGTGGTCTGCCTGGGCTGGATCCACCTCGTCGTCGTCCGGCCCCTGCGGGCCCTCGCGGCGGCCGCCGAGAAGCTCGCCGACGGAGACCTCAAGACCGTGCACTACCCCCGCTACCAGGACGAGGTGGGCGCCGTCGTCCGGAGCCTCGAACTGATCCGCCAGCAGTTGCAGGCCCGTCGGCAGACCCAGGCGCGCCGGCCCGCCGAGTCCCGGCCCGGCGCCGGAGGAAGGTGA
- a CDS encoding C40 family peptidase has translation MAGKKKSRPVVSGLVVLALVATSGYLTLELRKQEAPGVTEVRNVGVLDGGKGSGSADDDEGEATWSRLENPARSVLRGSDGQIKAVFTDGARLATLTGPARTFTEPASTSSEVSTTDWVRLMPEPWKKGAEKEKWFTDWHAEYADSKEDDVFATAFQYVAGAPQKKDDQGVAYAGDANFGPLNTTGAEGGDLRLEQSDFYDYLGLPYPFRDGRTGTPESLRARSLDCSGFIRMVLGYRTRYPLMSSDTSGDGLPRTANGMARSDEGTDVLPLTGVGPDDRPSAIDQLQPGDLVFFKLDARTKERLDHVGIVLGYDTEGHLIFVSSREEINGPTIGDVGGVSRLDGNGYYAKTLRSAKRL, from the coding sequence ATGGCAGGGAAGAAGAAGTCACGGCCCGTCGTCTCGGGACTGGTGGTGCTGGCGCTCGTCGCGACCTCCGGCTACCTCACCCTGGAGCTGCGCAAGCAGGAGGCGCCCGGGGTGACCGAGGTCCGCAACGTCGGCGTCCTGGACGGCGGCAAGGGCTCCGGCTCGGCCGACGACGACGAGGGCGAGGCCACCTGGTCCCGGCTGGAGAACCCGGCGCGCTCGGTCCTGCGCGGCTCCGACGGCCAGATCAAGGCGGTGTTCACCGACGGGGCACGCCTGGCCACGCTCACCGGCCCGGCCCGCACCTTCACCGAACCGGCCTCCACCTCCTCCGAGGTCTCCACCACGGACTGGGTGCGTCTGATGCCCGAGCCCTGGAAGAAGGGCGCCGAGAAGGAGAAGTGGTTCACCGACTGGCACGCCGAGTACGCGGACAGCAAGGAGGACGACGTCTTCGCCACCGCCTTCCAGTACGTGGCCGGCGCCCCGCAGAAGAAGGACGACCAAGGCGTCGCCTACGCCGGTGACGCCAACTTCGGGCCGCTGAACACCACCGGCGCGGAAGGCGGCGACCTGCGCCTGGAGCAGTCCGACTTCTACGACTACCTCGGTCTGCCCTACCCCTTCCGCGACGGTCGGACCGGCACACCGGAGTCCCTGCGCGCCAGGTCTCTGGACTGCTCGGGCTTCATCCGGATGGTGCTCGGCTACCGCACCCGCTACCCGCTGATGTCCTCGGACACCTCCGGCGACGGACTGCCGCGCACCGCCAATGGCATGGCCCGCTCCGACGAGGGCACCGACGTGCTCCCCCTGACCGGCGTGGGCCCCGACGACCGGCCGTCCGCCATCGACCAGCTCCAGCCGGGCGACCTGGTCTTCTTCAAGCTGGACGCCCGCACGAAGGAGCGGCTCGACCACGTCGGCATCGTGCTCGGCTACGACACCGAGGGCCACCTGATCTTCGTCTCCAGCCGCGAGGAGATCAACGGCCCGACCATCGGCGACGTCGGCGGGGTCTCCCGGCTGGACGGCAACGGCTACTACGCCAAGACCCTCCGCAGCGCCAAGCGGCTGTGA
- a CDS encoding NAD(P)/FAD-dependent oxidoreductase, producing the protein MAAAAAALDGGLRVVLVDSGPAPGGQFWRHPPDHARETLPTGDLHHDLRTYRALRAALAAHERTGRLTLLLDHPVWTTARAADGFTVHAVDRSRPPEERAVVLRAPALIVATGAYDRQLPFPGWDLPGVLTVGGIQSLLKGGGVVAGRRVVLGGTGPFLLPVAAALAARGAEVVAVCEAGAPSAWLRHPAPLLRNPAKWAEAAGYAYTLARHRIPVRTRTGIVGAEGEERVAVVRIAALEGGGAPMPGTERRIEADTVGVGWGFVPQLDLLLPLGCDLADAGDGTMAAVVDAGQRTTVPGLYAAGETCGVGGAALALSEGRVAAVSVLTDLSAPGRPGLRPPAAERRAVVRHRAFARALARAHPVPRDWPAWLTDDTTVCRCEEVTAGTVRAARADGSAIDHRQVKQLTRAGMGWCQGRMCGPAVHCLVAARAEPYTPAERLIATPLTLGALADSGEPFTGETPSEPT; encoded by the coding sequence ATGGCGGCCGCGGCCGCCGCCCTGGACGGTGGGCTGCGGGTCGTCCTCGTCGACTCGGGCCCCGCACCGGGCGGCCAGTTCTGGCGCCACCCCCCGGACCACGCGCGCGAGACCCTCCCCACCGGGGACCTGCACCACGACCTGCGCACCTACCGGGCGCTGCGCGCCGCCCTGGCCGCCCACGAGCGCACCGGCCGGCTCACCCTCCTGCTCGACCACCCCGTGTGGACCACGGCCCGCGCGGCGGACGGCTTCACCGTCCACGCCGTGGACCGCAGCAGGCCGCCCGAGGAGCGGGCCGTCGTACTGCGCGCACCGGCCCTGATCGTGGCGACCGGCGCCTACGACCGCCAACTCCCCTTCCCCGGCTGGGACCTGCCCGGCGTCCTCACCGTCGGCGGAATCCAGTCGCTGCTCAAGGGCGGGGGAGTGGTGGCCGGCCGGCGCGTGGTCCTCGGCGGCACGGGCCCCTTCCTGCTGCCCGTCGCCGCCGCCCTCGCCGCCCGCGGCGCCGAGGTGGTCGCCGTGTGCGAGGCGGGGGCGCCCTCGGCCTGGCTGCGCCACCCCGCCCCCCTGCTGCGCAACCCCGCCAAGTGGGCCGAAGCCGCCGGTTACGCGTACACGCTCGCCCGGCACCGGATCCCGGTCCGCACCCGCACCGGCATCGTCGGCGCCGAGGGAGAGGAGCGCGTCGCCGTCGTACGCATCGCAGCCCTGGAGGGCGGCGGGGCGCCGATGCCGGGCACCGAGCGGCGGATCGAGGCCGACACCGTGGGTGTCGGCTGGGGCTTCGTCCCGCAGCTCGACCTGCTGCTCCCGCTCGGCTGCGACCTCGCCGACGCGGGCGACGGCACCATGGCCGCCGTCGTCGACGCCGGACAGCGCACCACTGTTCCCGGCCTCTACGCCGCGGGCGAGACCTGCGGGGTGGGCGGGGCTGCGCTCGCGCTGAGCGAGGGGCGCGTGGCGGCCGTATCGGTGCTCACCGACCTCTCCGCGCCGGGCCGGCCGGGCCTCCGGCCGCCGGCCGCGGAACGCCGGGCGGTGGTCCGGCACCGCGCCTTCGCCCGCGCCCTGGCCCGGGCCCACCCCGTGCCGCGGGACTGGCCTGCCTGGCTGACCGACGACACCACGGTCTGCCGGTGCGAGGAGGTCACCGCGGGGACGGTCCGCGCCGCCCGCGCCGACGGCTCGGCAATCGACCACCGCCAGGTCAAACAGCTGACCAGGGCGGGCATGGGCTGGTGCCAGGGCCGGATGTGCGGTCCCGCCGTGCACTGCCTCGTCGCCGCCCGCGCGGAGCCCTACACCCCCGCCGAACGGCTGATCGCGACCCCCCTCACCCTCGGTGCGCTCGCCGACTCCGGCGAGCCCTTCACCGGCGAGACCCCTTCCGAACCGACCTGA
- a CDS encoding FAD-binding oxidoreductase, protein MEVVVVGAGIVGAACAFHAASAGLGVTVLDRGPVGAGTTSRGEGNILLSDKEPGPELELARLSRDLWDEASEELGPQAVEFENKGGLVVASSLEGLAALHAFAARQAAAGIRTELVDRVGEFEPHIAPGLPGGVHYPQDAQVQPVLAAAGLLRAAVRRGARVRTGEAVAAVTGTDGRVNGVRTADGAMLTADAVVNAAGTWGGEVGRRLGAPVEILPRRGFVLVTEPLPPMIRHKVYSADYVANVASNDEGLETSCVVEGTRAGTILIGASRERVGFDTAMNPDVVALLAARACRLFPFLRDVHLIRAYRGFRPYCPDHLPVVGPDPRVPGVLHACGHEGAGIGLAPGTGALITAQLLGRPWRGADPAAHTGLLPDRFLTTGGVPK, encoded by the coding sequence ATGGAGGTCGTGGTCGTCGGCGCGGGCATCGTGGGCGCCGCGTGCGCGTTCCACGCCGCCTCCGCCGGTCTCGGCGTCACGGTGCTCGACCGGGGCCCCGTCGGTGCGGGCACCACCAGCCGGGGGGAGGGGAACATCCTGCTCTCCGACAAGGAGCCCGGACCGGAGCTGGAGCTGGCCCGGCTCAGCCGTGACCTCTGGGACGAGGCGAGTGAGGAACTGGGTCCGCAGGCAGTCGAGTTCGAGAACAAGGGCGGCCTGGTCGTCGCGAGTTCCCTCGAAGGCCTCGCCGCCCTGCACGCGTTCGCCGCACGCCAGGCAGCGGCCGGTATCCGTACCGAACTCGTGGACCGTGTAGGCGAGTTCGAGCCGCACATCGCGCCCGGCCTCCCCGGCGGCGTCCACTACCCGCAGGACGCCCAGGTGCAGCCCGTCCTCGCGGCGGCCGGGCTGCTGCGGGCCGCCGTCCGGCGCGGCGCCCGGGTGCGTACCGGCGAGGCGGTCGCCGCCGTCACCGGAACCGACGGGCGGGTCAACGGAGTTCGCACGGCAGACGGTGCGATGCTGACCGCCGACGCCGTGGTCAACGCGGCCGGAACGTGGGGTGGAGAGGTCGGCCGCCGCCTCGGCGCCCCCGTCGAGATCCTGCCGCGCCGGGGCTTCGTCCTCGTCACCGAACCGCTGCCGCCGATGATCCGGCACAAGGTCTACTCCGCGGACTACGTCGCCAACGTCGCCTCCAACGACGAGGGCCTGGAGACCTCGTGCGTCGTCGAGGGCACCCGCGCGGGCACCATCCTGATCGGCGCCAGCCGCGAACGCGTCGGCTTCGACACGGCGATGAACCCGGACGTGGTGGCCCTGCTCGCCGCGCGGGCGTGCCGCCTCTTCCCGTTCCTGCGCGACGTCCATCTGATCCGCGCCTACCGGGGGTTCAGACCGTACTGCCCCGACCACCTGCCGGTCGTCGGTCCGGACCCCCGGGTCCCCGGCGTCCTTCACGCGTGCGGCCACGAGGGCGCGGGCATCGGCCTCGCTCCCGGCACCGGCGCCCTGATCACCGCCCAGTTGCTCGGCCGCCCGTGGCGCGGCGCCGACCCGGCCGCCCACACCGGCCTGCTGCCCGACCGATTCCTCACGACCGGAGGTGTGCCGAAGTGA
- the pgsB gene encoding poly-gamma-glutamate synthase PgsB — protein MLYLYFVLLTGSVFLLVAGIVEQRRHYAALHTIPSRVLVNGIRGKSSITRLCAGALRGGDLITVAKTTGTAARFIHPDATEEPVYRKFGIANVVEQIGIVRRAATYRPDALVIECMAVMPALQEVNQSKLIRSTIGVLCNVREDHLAEMGPTLDDVARSLCRSMPEDGICVTAEKERFHILQEEADARNCQLVYADPETVSDDELRGFSWFTFKENVAIALVVAELLGVEREVALQGMYDAPPDPGVLSVERYAAPDGNRLAFANVFAANDPESTLMNINQLLDLGAIRRPLNVVINCRPDRVERNGQMGEIIPDLQPDNVFVIGHPAKSAIDAIPAEWQDRAVDLGGEKRAADEFMPTMLGRMSDGASLVAIGNIHGQGEELLEYLAELPADESEADEEVPNPVAANPAQASRLDPFASYHPAYEERYQASQTQEIPVVRIPVQPTDSYRQQPEHHEQDAGREPYAQRERHAQQGPYAQREPDTRQEPYAEQGQGQAQGRRRRDQPFEFFAGAPRKQPHEPAPHIWPPHDEPHDDARSSR, from the coding sequence GTGCTCTACCTCTACTTCGTCCTGCTCACCGGCAGCGTGTTCCTGCTCGTCGCGGGCATCGTGGAGCAGCGTCGGCACTACGCCGCGCTGCACACCATCCCCTCGCGGGTGCTCGTCAACGGCATCCGCGGCAAGTCCTCCATCACCCGGCTCTGCGCGGGCGCGCTGCGGGGCGGTGACCTGATCACCGTCGCCAAGACGACCGGGACGGCCGCCCGCTTCATCCACCCGGACGCCACCGAGGAGCCGGTCTACCGCAAGTTCGGCATCGCCAACGTGGTGGAGCAGATCGGCATCGTCCGGCGGGCCGCCACCTACCGGCCCGACGCGCTCGTCATCGAGTGCATGGCCGTGATGCCCGCGCTCCAGGAGGTCAACCAGAGCAAGCTGATCCGCTCGACGATCGGCGTGCTCTGCAACGTACGCGAGGACCACCTCGCCGAGATGGGCCCCACCCTCGACGACGTGGCCCGCTCGCTGTGCCGCTCGATGCCGGAGGACGGCATCTGCGTCACCGCCGAGAAGGAACGTTTCCACATCCTCCAGGAGGAGGCGGACGCCCGGAACTGCCAACTGGTGTACGCCGACCCGGAGACCGTCAGCGACGACGAGCTGCGCGGCTTCAGCTGGTTCACCTTCAAGGAGAACGTGGCGATCGCCCTGGTCGTCGCCGAACTGCTCGGCGTGGAGCGCGAGGTCGCCCTCCAGGGGATGTACGACGCCCCGCCGGACCCGGGCGTGCTCTCGGTGGAGCGCTATGCGGCCCCCGACGGCAACCGGCTCGCCTTCGCCAACGTCTTCGCGGCCAACGACCCCGAGTCGACGCTGATGAACATCAACCAGCTCCTCGATCTCGGCGCCATCCGCCGCCCGCTGAACGTGGTGATCAACTGCCGCCCCGACCGCGTGGAGCGCAACGGGCAGATGGGCGAGATCATCCCCGACCTCCAGCCCGACAACGTCTTCGTCATCGGCCACCCCGCCAAGAGCGCGATCGACGCCATACCCGCCGAGTGGCAGGACCGGGCGGTCGACCTGGGCGGTGAGAAGCGGGCCGCCGACGAGTTCATGCCGACGATGCTCGGCCGGATGTCCGACGGTGCCTCCCTGGTGGCCATCGGCAACATCCACGGCCAGGGCGAGGAGTTGCTGGAGTACCTCGCCGAGCTCCCCGCCGACGAGAGCGAGGCGGACGAGGAGGTGCCGAACCCCGTCGCCGCGAACCCGGCGCAGGCGTCCCGCCTGGACCCGTTCGCCTCGTACCACCCGGCGTACGAGGAGCGCTACCAGGCTTCGCAGACGCAGGAGATCCCGGTGGTCCGCATCCCGGTGCAGCCGACGGATTCCTACCGGCAGCAGCCCGAACACCACGAGCAGGACGCCGGGCGTGAGCCGTACGCACAGCGCGAGCGGCACGCCCAGCAGGGCCCGTACGCACAGCGCGAGCCGGACACCCGGCAGGAGCCGTACGCCGAACAGGGCCAGGGGCAGGCGCAGGGCCGGCGGCGGAGGGACCAGCCCTTCGAGTTCTTCGCCGGCGCGCCGCGGAAGCAGCCGCACGAGCCCGCACCGCACATCTGGCCGCCCCACGACGAGCCGCACGACGACGCCCGGAGTTCCCGTTGA
- a CDS encoding CapA family protein, translating to MGRSVGLLAIAVGLTVSCGSEPAQPQAKAGGRSFTVAAAGDVLIHPELVEQAAEDAEKSGRGEAGLDFGPLLAGVKPVISKADLAICHMETPVGNPEGPFQGYPEFLVPPQVLTSLKDVGYDTCSTASNHTFDHGLKAVRRTLDAMDEVGLGHSGSARTPKEAEQINIRDVNGVKVAHLSYSWESFLNPTPEKQSWAFNLSRTEAIKKAEKRARDKGAEVVLLSLHWGLEHYNEPSVPQLDMARRITEETGIDLVIGHHAHVVQPIQKVNGTWVAYGLGNQVARHSSPTGLTEEGAIGWFEFRETTDGWDVSARYRTTLVDIPPELEPGEKAPEGAVEDLRLVDVQQALENPGGLSADRTARYRLAEDRTRGFLFNRGAPGGDGLKRLSLEK from the coding sequence ATGGGTCGTTCGGTGGGCCTGCTGGCGATAGCCGTCGGCCTCACCGTGTCGTGCGGCTCCGAGCCCGCGCAGCCCCAGGCCAAGGCCGGCGGCCGCAGTTTCACCGTCGCCGCGGCCGGAGACGTCCTCATCCATCCCGAGCTGGTCGAGCAGGCCGCCGAGGATGCCGAGAAGAGCGGACGCGGGGAGGCCGGACTGGACTTCGGACCGCTGCTCGCCGGGGTGAAGCCCGTGATCAGCAAGGCCGACCTCGCGATCTGTCACATGGAGACACCCGTCGGGAACCCCGAGGGCCCCTTCCAGGGATACCCGGAATTCCTGGTTCCGCCGCAGGTCCTGACCAGTCTGAAAGACGTCGGATACGACACCTGCTCGACAGCCTCCAATCACACCTTCGACCATGGACTGAAAGCCGTGCGCCGCACGCTGGACGCCATGGACGAGGTGGGCCTCGGGCACAGCGGATCGGCGCGGACGCCGAAGGAAGCAGAGCAGATCAACATCCGCGACGTCAACGGCGTCAAGGTGGCCCACCTCTCGTACTCCTGGGAGTCCTTCCTCAACCCCACGCCCGAGAAGCAGAGCTGGGCCTTCAACCTCTCCCGCACGGAAGCCATCAAGAAGGCCGAGAAGCGGGCCCGCGACAAGGGCGCCGAAGTGGTGCTGCTCTCCCTGCACTGGGGCCTGGAGCACTACAACGAGCCGAGCGTCCCGCAGCTGGACATGGCCCGGCGGATCACCGAGGAGACCGGCATCGACCTGGTGATCGGGCACCACGCCCACGTGGTGCAGCCGATCCAGAAGGTCAACGGCACCTGGGTCGCCTACGGCCTCGGCAACCAGGTGGCCCGGCACTCCTCGCCGACCGGCCTCACCGAGGAGGGGGCGATCGGCTGGTTCGAGTTCCGCGAGACCACCGACGGCTGGGACGTCTCCGCGCGCTACCGCACCACGCTCGTGGACATCCCGCCGGAGCTCGAACCCGGGGAGAAGGCGCCCGAGGGCGCGGTCGAGGACCTCCGACTGGTGGACGTACAGCAGGCGCTGGAGAACCCCGGAGGGCTGTCCGCCGACCGGACCGCGCGCTACCGGCTGGCCGAGGACCGGACCCGCGGCTTCCTCTTCAACCGGGGAGCGCCGGGCGGTGACGGCCTGAAGCGGCTGTCGCTGGAGAAGTGA
- a CDS encoding poly-gamma-glutamate biosynthesis protein PgsC/CapC, with protein MTTAALTPEMAALGIAIGLFFSLLCYLTTNLSPGGMITPGWLALTLIEDVQRAAMVLGVTALTYAGTKVMQRLVILYGKRLFASVVLLGVLLQSTVMILLSLEFPLLYGNQTLGFIVPGLIAYQLVRQQKGPTLLATGTVSLMAYIVVAAGLLLGIMPAV; from the coding sequence TTGACCACCGCCGCACTGACCCCCGAGATGGCCGCCCTGGGTATCGCCATAGGGCTGTTCTTCTCGCTGCTGTGCTACCTCACCACCAACCTTTCGCCCGGCGGAATGATCACCCCGGGCTGGCTCGCGCTGACGCTGATCGAGGATGTCCAGCGCGCGGCCATGGTGCTGGGCGTCACGGCACTCACCTACGCCGGCACCAAGGTCATGCAGCGGCTGGTGATCCTGTACGGCAAGCGCCTGTTCGCCTCGGTCGTGCTGCTCGGCGTGCTGCTCCAGAGCACGGTGATGATCCTGCTGTCGCTGGAGTTCCCGCTGCTCTACGGCAACCAGACCCTCGGCTTCATCGTGCCCGGCCTGATCGCCTACCAGTTGGTGCGCCAGCAGAAGGGCCCCACCCTGCTGGCCACCGGCACGGTCTCGCTCATGGCCTACATCGTCGTCGCCGCCGGGCTGCTGCTCGGCATCATGCCCGCTGTCTGA